A window from Bos indicus isolate NIAB-ARS_2022 breed Sahiwal x Tharparkar chromosome 1, NIAB-ARS_B.indTharparkar_mat_pri_1.0, whole genome shotgun sequence encodes these proteins:
- the P2RY13 gene encoding P2Y purinoceptor 13, with the protein MNVTVMKGFNGSERCPRDLKTAQLVFPAIYTIVFFVGILLNSLALWVFIHIPSSSTFIVYLKNTLVADLIMTLMLPFKILSDARLGPWQLRAFVCRFSAVIFYESMYVGITLLGLIAFDRFLKIIRPFGKFFVQKPAFAKGVSTLIWLFLFLLSLPNMILSNKEATPSSVKKCASLKGPLGLKWHEAVNYISQFIFWTVFVLMLLFYTVIAKKVYDSYRKSKSKDSKNNKRLEGKVFVVVAVFFVCFAPFHFSRIPYTHSQTNSKTDCRLQNQLFLAKETTLFLAATNICMDPLIYILLCKRFRERLPCMKGRQIAAFTQENHTSQSDNITLG; encoded by the coding sequence ATGAATGTGACAGTGATGAAGGGCTTCAACGGGTCTGAGCGGTGTCCCAGAGACCTGAAGACAGCACAGTTGGTGTTCCCGGCCATCTACACTATTGTTTTCTTCGTGGGCATCCTGCTGAACAGTTTGGCCCTGTGGGTGTTCATTCATATTCCCAGCTCCTCCACCTTCATTGTATACCTCAAAAACACTTTGGTGGCTGACTTGATAATGACACTCATGCTTCCATTTAAAATCCTCTCCGACGCCCGTCTCGGACCCTGGCAGCTCAGAGCCTTTGTGTGTCGTTTCTCTGCCGTTATCTTTTATGAGTCCATGTACGTGGGCATTACCCTGCTGGGGCTCATAGCCTTTGACAGGTTCCTCAAGATCATCAGACCTTTCGGAAAATTCTTCGTACAGAAACCTGCTTTTGCAAAAGGGGTCTCAACCCTCATCTGGCTCTTTTTGTTCCTCCTCTCGCTGCCAAACATGATCTTGAGCAACAAGGAAGCAACACCATCTTCTGTGAAAAAGTGCGCCTCCTTAAAGGGTCCTCTGGGGCTGAAATGGCACGAAGCAGTGAATTACATTTCCCAGTTCATCTTCTGGACTGTTTTTGTCCTAATGCTTCTCTTCTATACGGTTATTGCAAAAAAGGTGTATGATTCTTACAGGAAGTCCAAGAGTAAGGACAGCAAGAACAACAAAAGGCTAGAAGGTAAAGTGTTTGTTGTCGTGGCTGTCTTCTTTGTGTGTTTTGCTCCATTTCACTTCTCCAGAATCCCATATACTCACAGTCAAACCAACAGTAAGACTGATTGTCGACTGCAAAATCAACTGTTTCTAGCTAAAGAAACAACTCTCTTTTTGGCAGCAACTAACATTTGCATGGACCCCTTAATATATATACTCTTATGTAAAAGGTTCAGAGAGAGGCTACCGTGCATGAAAGGGAGGCAGATCGCAGCATTCACTCAGGAAAATCATACGAGTCAGTCGGACAATATAACCCTAGGCTGA